In Streptomyces sp. NBC_01439, the following are encoded in one genomic region:
- a CDS encoding alpha-N-acetylglucosaminidase, whose protein sequence is MRNPTHHGGRRSRTPRPLALAALPAALLALICAGPAPGATAPGTGSPARAAVPTDAHPDAHPGAARSPGRARTFDVAPARAALQRLLPRHWGQFTLVPDTTTASDTFTVSGTAGAVTVRGSTGATLLTGVGWYLQHVAGVDIGWPGDSIGMLPGRLPAVPAPVTHSAQVPHRYALNDTDDGYSGPYRSFEEHQRQIDLLALHGINEVFVQVGAEYPYYRALQGFGYSAEELRQWIPGPGHQSWWLLQNLSGFGGPVTERLMRERAEVGGRIAEQLRGLGMTPVLPGYFGTVPPGFAARNTGAATVPQGDWAGFDRPDWLDPASPVFGRLAAAYYAEQREVFGDSTMYRMSPLHEGGQTGSVDVGAAAGAIQDALHAAHPGALWAVLGWQDDPTAELLAGVDTSKLLILDGLSDRYNRLDREARWGGAPYAMGTIYNFGGHTTVGANSSVWIERFGPWRSKANSALAGIAYLPEATGTNPAAFDLFTDLAWERGPIDQRRWFADFAARRYGRPDAAAAAAWEELRKGPYSTSSGLWSESQDSLFTARPSLTATGAAYWSPKSMRYQAGSVRGALEHLLKVDPALRGSSAYRFDLVDTARQALANHSRVLLPKIKAAYDAKDLTRFRALTAEWQDGMRMLEAVTGSDPAFLLGTWLSAARSWGADGAERDRYEYDARSLLSVWGRRSTSEGGFLHDYANREWNGLISELYAPRWARYFASLDEALVKGAAPRAIDWHAFEEEWAGRTTRHPNRPNGDPYRLAARIAAALPAAAAH, encoded by the coding sequence ATGAGGAACCCGACGCATCACGGCGGGCGCAGGTCCAGGACCCCGCGCCCGCTCGCCCTCGCCGCGCTTCCCGCGGCGCTGCTGGCACTGATCTGCGCGGGACCCGCGCCCGGGGCCACCGCCCCGGGCACGGGGTCGCCCGCACGGGCTGCCGTACCGACGGACGCGCACCCGGACGCGCACCCGGGTGCCGCCCGGAGTCCCGGCCGGGCCCGCACCTTCGACGTCGCGCCCGCGCGGGCCGCCCTCCAGCGGCTGCTCCCGCGCCACTGGGGGCAGTTCACCCTGGTACCCGACACGACCACTGCCTCCGACACCTTCACCGTGTCCGGAACCGCCGGCGCGGTCACCGTGCGCGGCAGCACCGGGGCCACCCTGCTCACCGGTGTCGGCTGGTACCTCCAACACGTCGCCGGGGTCGACATCGGCTGGCCGGGTGACAGCATCGGCATGCTGCCCGGCCGGCTGCCGGCGGTCCCCGCACCGGTCACCCACAGCGCGCAGGTCCCGCACCGGTACGCGCTGAACGACACCGACGACGGGTACTCCGGCCCGTACCGCTCCTTCGAGGAGCACCAGCGGCAGATCGACCTGCTCGCCCTGCACGGCATCAACGAGGTGTTCGTGCAGGTCGGCGCCGAGTACCCGTACTACCGGGCGCTCCAGGGGTTCGGCTACTCCGCCGAGGAACTGCGGCAGTGGATCCCCGGCCCCGGCCACCAGAGCTGGTGGCTGCTGCAGAACCTGAGCGGATTCGGCGGTCCGGTCACCGAGCGGCTGATGCGCGAGCGCGCCGAGGTGGGCGGGCGGATCGCCGAGCAGCTGCGCGGGCTCGGCATGACCCCGGTCCTGCCCGGGTACTTCGGCACCGTGCCGCCCGGCTTCGCCGCCCGCAACACCGGCGCGGCCACGGTCCCGCAGGGCGACTGGGCGGGCTTCGACCGCCCGGACTGGCTCGACCCCGCCTCGCCCGTCTTCGGGAGGCTGGCCGCCGCGTACTACGCCGAGCAGCGCGAGGTGTTCGGGGACAGCACGATGTACCGGATGAGCCCGCTGCACGAGGGCGGGCAGACCGGTTCCGTCGACGTCGGCGCGGCCGCGGGCGCCATCCAGGACGCCCTGCACGCCGCCCACCCGGGTGCGCTGTGGGCGGTGCTGGGCTGGCAGGACGACCCCACCGCGGAGCTGCTGGCCGGGGTGGACACCTCGAAACTGCTGATCCTGGACGGGCTGTCCGACCGGTACAACCGGCTCGACCGCGAGGCGCGTTGGGGCGGGGCCCCGTACGCGATGGGCACCATCTACAACTTCGGCGGGCACACCACGGTCGGTGCGAACAGCTCCGTGTGGATCGAGCGGTTCGGCCCCTGGCGGTCCAAGGCGAACAGCGCGCTCGCCGGAATCGCCTACCTGCCGGAGGCCACCGGAACCAATCCGGCGGCCTTCGACCTCTTCACCGATCTGGCCTGGGAGCGCGGGCCGATCGACCAGCGCCGGTGGTTCGCCGACTTCGCGGCCCGCCGGTACGGCCGCCCGGACGCCGCGGCGGCCGCGGCCTGGGAGGAGCTCCGCAAGGGCCCGTACAGCACCTCATCGGGTCTGTGGTCGGAGTCGCAGGACAGCCTGTTCACCGCCCGGCCGAGCCTGACGGCGACCGGGGCGGCGTACTGGAGCCCGAAGTCCATGCGCTATCAAGCCGGTTCGGTGCGCGGGGCCCTGGAACACCTGCTGAAGGTGGATCCTGCGCTGCGCGGCTCCAGCGCCTACCGCTTCGACCTGGTGGACACCGCCCGACAGGCACTCGCCAACCACTCGCGGGTGCTGCTGCCCAAGATCAAGGCGGCCTACGACGCCAAGGACCTGACCCGTTTCCGGGCCCTGACGGCCGAATGGCAGGACGGGATGAGGATGTTGGAAGCGGTCACCGGATCCGATCCGGCCTTCCTCCTCGGCACCTGGCTCTCCGCGGCCCGCTCCTGGGGTGCGGACGGGGCCGAGCGGGACCGGTACGAGTACGACGCCCGCTCGCTGCTCAGCGTGTGGGGCCGCCGCAGCACCAGCGAGGGCGGTTTCCTGCACGACTACGCGAACCGCGAATGGAACGGCTTGATCTCGGAGTTGTACGCACCCCGGTGGGCCCGCTACTTCGCGTCGCTGGACGAGGCGCTGGTGAAGGGGGCCGCGCCGCGGGCGATCGACTGGCACGCCTTCGAGGAGGAGTGGGCGGGGCGCACCACCCGCCATCCGAACCGACCGAACGGTGATCCGTACCGGCTGGCCGCTCGGATCGCCGCGGCCCTGCCGGCGGCTGCCGCCCACTGA
- a CDS encoding MFS transporter: MPLKSDRTIRTSPYRPVLTHPTLRRLLPGFTVSSLGDGMAVVAVSWLAIEIAPAAERGMWVALAAAAYTLSGAVGALLLGRLLRHRPPARLVACDALLRATALGAIPVCHALGTLSTELYVALLALSCVLHSWGQAGVYTLLARLLPERDHLAGNAVLSGIGSLSTVFGPPLAGALILWGGAATVIAVDAATFLVLAATFFFGVPHDDPPAPEEGASKAAGFAVIRRTPALLGLLALSFAFFCLFGPVYVALPLYVSDGLGAAAGLLAAFYTAFGVGAVLGSVLTGYLNRLPVWPVTTGIVAAFGVFLLPTGLGAPTAFAVAGFAVAGLLWPPYASLSTALFQRAAPPELLPQTLAASSAVRVLAVPLGTALGGPLVAGFGARETLLASAASIAVLGLAAAGAARAGRKRSQ, from the coding sequence GTGCCCCTGAAATCCGACCGGACCATCCGCACCTCCCCCTACCGGCCCGTCCTCACCCACCCGACGCTGCGCCGCCTGTTACCGGGGTTCACCGTCTCGTCCCTCGGCGACGGCATGGCGGTGGTCGCCGTGAGCTGGCTGGCGATCGAGATCGCACCGGCGGCGGAGCGCGGCATGTGGGTGGCCCTGGCAGCCGCCGCCTACACGCTCTCGGGCGCCGTGGGGGCCCTCCTCCTCGGGCGGCTCCTGCGCCACCGCCCCCCGGCCCGACTGGTTGCCTGCGACGCCCTGCTGCGCGCCACCGCCCTGGGCGCGATCCCCGTGTGTCACGCCCTCGGAACACTGAGCACCGAGCTGTACGTCGCCCTGCTCGCCCTGTCCTGCGTCCTCCATTCGTGGGGCCAGGCCGGCGTCTACACCCTGCTGGCCCGGCTGCTGCCGGAGCGCGACCACCTGGCCGGCAACGCCGTCCTGTCCGGCATCGGCTCGCTCTCCACCGTCTTCGGCCCGCCGCTCGCCGGCGCCCTGATCCTGTGGGGTGGCGCGGCGACCGTGATCGCCGTCGACGCGGCGACCTTCCTCGTCCTGGCCGCCACCTTCTTCTTCGGCGTGCCGCACGACGACCCGCCCGCACCCGAGGAGGGCGCTTCCAAGGCCGCGGGCTTCGCCGTCATCCGCCGCACCCCGGCCCTGCTGGGCCTGCTCGCCCTGAGCTTCGCCTTCTTCTGCCTCTTCGGTCCCGTGTACGTCGCCCTGCCGCTGTACGTGTCGGACGGTCTGGGCGCTGCTGCGGGCCTGCTCGCGGCCTTCTACACCGCGTTCGGTGTCGGCGCCGTCCTCGGCTCCGTCCTGACGGGATACCTGAACCGCCTGCCGGTGTGGCCGGTCACGACCGGCATCGTCGCCGCCTTCGGGGTGTTCCTGCTGCCGACGGGGCTGGGGGCGCCGACGGCGTTCGCCGTCGCCGGGTTCGCCGTGGCCGGGCTGCTCTGGCCCCCGTACGCCTCGCTGTCCACCGCCCTCTTCCAGCGCGCGGCCCCGCCGGAGCTGCTTCCCCAGACCCTGGCCGCGAGCTCTGCGGTCCGGGTGCTCGCGGTGCCGCTCGGTACCGCGCTGGGCGGCCCGCTGGTGGCCGGGTTCGGAGCCCGGGAGACCCTGCTCGCCTCGGCCGCCTCGATCGCCGTCCTCGGTCTGGCGGCTGCCGGGGCCGCACGGGCAGGGCGCAAACGCAGCCAGTGA